The proteins below come from a single Halobacillus salinarum genomic window:
- a CDS encoding YjiH family protein has protein sequence MKAKQHKLSSHLRFIIPSLIGIILFMVPIYNSEDGSVTIPIAILAGWVEEVLANQLSLIMMLIISITAISTLVVKALRPEAVKRSPFFTSLLDVPGVWVITRVLGMIFAIMVYFQIGPEAVISDDVGGLLLGDLLHVLFAVFLFAGLFLPLLLDYGLLELFGVLLTKLMRPLFKLPGRSSIDALASWLGDGTIGVLLTSKQYEEGFYTKREAAVIGTTFSVVSITFSLVVIQQVGLDTMFVPFYLTVVASGFVAALIMPRIPPLSRKKDTYVTEEGGDIDESIPGHHNVFSYGYQKAVERGASSSNFASFLKQGTQNILDMWMGVAPIVMALGTIALVIATSTPFFQWLGIPFIPLLELLHIPEAEAASETILVGFADMFLPAILGSSIESEMTRFVIACLSVTQLIYMSEVGGLILGSKVPVNIFELFIIFILRTIITLPVIALAAHLLF, from the coding sequence ATGAAAGCTAAGCAGCATAAGCTTTCTTCCCACTTACGTTTTATTATTCCATCTTTAATCGGTATTATTTTATTTATGGTTCCCATTTACAATTCAGAAGATGGATCCGTTACGATTCCGATCGCTATTCTGGCCGGATGGGTCGAAGAGGTCCTCGCAAACCAGCTGTCCTTAATTATGATGTTGATTATCTCGATTACGGCCATCAGCACCCTTGTTGTAAAAGCGCTGCGGCCGGAAGCAGTGAAAAGATCGCCTTTTTTCACGTCACTGCTTGATGTTCCCGGTGTCTGGGTCATTACGAGAGTACTCGGAATGATCTTTGCGATCATGGTCTATTTTCAAATTGGACCGGAGGCTGTTATTTCTGATGATGTAGGCGGCCTTCTACTGGGTGACCTGCTTCATGTATTGTTTGCAGTATTTTTATTTGCAGGACTGTTTCTGCCTTTATTATTGGATTATGGACTGCTTGAATTATTTGGAGTCCTGCTCACAAAGTTAATGCGCCCGCTGTTTAAACTCCCTGGACGTTCCTCCATCGATGCGCTTGCTTCGTGGCTGGGAGATGGGACGATCGGCGTTTTGCTTACAAGTAAACAGTATGAAGAAGGCTTCTACACGAAGAGAGAAGCAGCTGTAATTGGTACGACCTTCTCAGTCGTTTCGATTACATTCAGCCTTGTTGTGATTCAACAGGTAGGTCTTGATACTATGTTTGTTCCATTTTACCTTACCGTCGTTGCTTCCGGTTTTGTTGCAGCCTTGATCATGCCACGAATTCCGCCGCTGTCGCGTAAAAAAGATACGTATGTAACAGAAGAAGGCGGCGATATCGACGAAAGCATTCCTGGACATCATAACGTGTTCAGTTATGGGTATCAAAAAGCGGTGGAAAGAGGAGCGAGCTCCAGCAATTTTGCGAGCTTTTTGAAGCAAGGCACACAGAACATTCTGGATATGTGGATGGGAGTTGCCCCGATCGTTATGGCGCTTGGGACAATTGCGCTCGTCATCGCCACGTCCACTCCTTTTTTCCAGTGGCTTGGAATTCCGTTCATCCCTTTATTGGAGCTTTTACACATTCCCGAAGCTGAAGCAGCTTCAGAAACGATTCTCGTCGGGTTTGCGGACATGTTCCTCCCGGCTATTCTCGGGAGCTCAATCGAGAGTGAAATGACCAGATTTGTCATTGCATGCTTGTCTGTGACGCAGCTCATCTACATGTCTGAAGTCGGCGGGTTGATTCTCGGTTCCAAAGTACCGGTGAATATTTTTGAACTGTTTATTATCTTTATTCTGCGTACAATTATTACGCTTCCAGTGATCGCGTTAGCTGCTCACCTGCTATTCTAA
- a CDS encoding DUF1722 domain-containing protein, with protein MRNFPVPHIQIEDDVHQEIKEELAPYMKITAGSGDGSVLKELPASKAQIPVVCVTENQWESIQLRKEFFRKLYVLAYFRHVENAKQLFAFHSENKYLLMSYHSYLLKQLGAIAANHKQESFTKVRNTYNEKLEELLKYPAKASSHVNVCQHIAGYFKHELTENEKEALKSKMMEYLDGSTSLSVITEQLYSLADRYQKDYLLQQTYFAPYPTYLVTI; from the coding sequence ATGAGGAATTTTCCAGTTCCGCACATTCAAATAGAAGATGATGTCCACCAGGAAATAAAAGAAGAGCTGGCGCCGTATATGAAAATTACAGCTGGTTCAGGAGACGGAAGCGTTTTAAAAGAACTCCCAGCATCTAAAGCGCAGATCCCTGTAGTCTGTGTAACGGAAAACCAATGGGAAAGCATCCAACTCCGAAAAGAATTCTTTCGTAAATTATACGTCCTTGCCTATTTTCGCCACGTAGAAAACGCTAAGCAATTATTCGCGTTTCATTCAGAAAACAAGTATCTGCTGATGAGCTATCATTCTTATTTGTTAAAGCAGTTGGGGGCGATTGCAGCCAACCATAAGCAGGAGTCTTTTACAAAAGTAAGAAATACCTATAATGAGAAGCTTGAAGAACTATTAAAATACCCGGCTAAAGCTTCCTCACATGTGAATGTGTGTCAGCATATAGCCGGGTATTTTAAACACGAGCTTACAGAAAACGAGAAAGAAGCACTGAAATCAAAGATGATGGAGTACCTGGATGGAAGTACGTCACTTTCTGTAATCACCGAACAGTTATATTCTTTGGCGGATCGGTATCAGAAAGACTATTTATTACAGCAGACCTATTTTGCACCTTATCCAACGTACCTTGTTACTATTTGA
- a CDS encoding fructosamine kinase family protein — MKEAIERALDHLGDHSPITAVEQVSGGDINRAYYVQTQAEEYFIKGNEHVPAHFFRAEAYGLSLIKETNTIHVPKVHYYDEPENGEQAVLVMDWIEGGSQSADGERLGHELARLHQQQANEFGLGESTFVGTLEQPNEWCSSWLDYYREFRLKPQLTTAIAKDRMAGSRRSKLETVISRLEEWITHEPKPALLHGDLWGGNWMTGPDGPYLIDPSVLYGDPAFELAFTELFGGFPSSFYKTYEETSPLPPHYEDIKPLYQLFYLLVHLNMFGEGYGRSVDQIVTRYVG; from the coding sequence ATGAAGGAAGCGATAGAACGTGCACTCGATCATCTAGGAGACCACTCTCCCATCACAGCTGTAGAGCAGGTGAGCGGCGGAGATATTAATCGTGCTTACTATGTACAGACCCAAGCTGAAGAATATTTTATTAAAGGCAATGAACACGTCCCTGCCCATTTTTTCAGGGCAGAAGCTTACGGTTTGTCTCTTATCAAGGAAACGAATACCATTCATGTCCCAAAGGTTCATTACTATGACGAGCCGGAAAACGGAGAACAAGCTGTGCTCGTGATGGACTGGATTGAAGGCGGAAGCCAGTCGGCTGATGGCGAGAGGCTTGGACATGAGCTTGCCCGCCTTCACCAGCAGCAGGCAAATGAATTCGGTCTTGGGGAATCTACATTTGTCGGCACCCTCGAACAGCCAAATGAGTGGTGTTCAAGCTGGCTTGACTATTACCGTGAATTCCGCTTAAAGCCTCAGCTTACCACAGCTATAGCTAAAGACCGAATGGCTGGCAGCAGACGTTCAAAGCTGGAAACAGTAATCAGCAGACTTGAGGAGTGGATTACCCACGAGCCAAAGCCGGCGTTACTGCATGGCGATCTGTGGGGAGGCAACTGGATGACAGGACCGGATGGACCTTATTTAATCGATCCTTCTGTACTATATGGTGATCCTGCCTTTGAATTAGCTTTTACAGAGCTATTTGGCGGGTTTCCTTCCTCCTTTTATAAAACCTACGAGGAAACCAGTCCGCTGCCGCCACATTATGAAGACATTAAGCCACTATATCAGCTGTTCTATCTGCTTGTGCATTTAAATATGTTTGGCGAAGGTTATGGACGTTCGGTAGATCAAATAGTAACAAGGTACGTTGGATAA
- a CDS encoding GNAT family N-acetyltransferase: MNVTELKVKNLHKTAQWLHDMNAQDKHFVAWLASDPNEIFEQIWTLTQFQEPLAYVAWNDEGDMIGFLGILPFFEQNLCRLLGPFALEDEEAVIEQLWDKASLTIQLHFKAVKVACFEANHALVAFTERHNFSLYNVEKTLALHKEHYSPSHEGSPAIVPLQPEDLPRLKELHPEGAYYSADEIMNYSQQAANNLWGYQQNGELMGYVYFETILAEEEGEICFVNVAKAHRGKGIGSKLIEHALQYAMEIHKLEVVTISVRTLNEQAEQLYKQLGFIEVNKIFAYEKVWDRPGSSFH, encoded by the coding sequence ATGAACGTGACTGAACTGAAAGTAAAGAATTTACATAAAACTGCGCAATGGCTTCATGATATGAATGCTCAGGATAAGCATTTTGTTGCTTGGCTTGCGTCTGATCCAAACGAAATTTTCGAACAAATCTGGACACTCACTCAATTCCAGGAGCCTCTTGCTTATGTAGCATGGAACGATGAAGGAGATATGATCGGCTTTCTCGGCATCCTGCCTTTTTTTGAGCAGAATCTCTGCCGTCTCCTTGGGCCTTTCGCTCTAGAAGATGAGGAAGCCGTCATAGAACAATTGTGGGACAAAGCTTCCTTAACGATTCAGCTCCATTTCAAGGCCGTAAAGGTCGCTTGTTTTGAAGCCAATCATGCACTGGTCGCTTTTACCGAGCGACACAATTTCAGCCTTTATAATGTTGAAAAAACACTTGCCCTTCATAAAGAGCATTACTCCCCCAGCCATGAAGGAAGTCCTGCTATTGTGCCGTTACAGCCTGAAGATCTCCCCCGCCTCAAGGAGCTTCATCCTGAAGGAGCCTATTATTCGGCAGATGAAATCATGAATTACAGTCAGCAGGCTGCTAATAACCTATGGGGATATCAACAAAACGGTGAACTTATGGGATATGTTTACTTTGAAACAATCCTGGCTGAAGAAGAAGGAGAGATTTGTTTTGTCAACGTAGCCAAAGCCCACCGCGGCAAAGGAATCGGCAGCAAATTGATTGAGCATGCCCTGCAATATGCAATGGAAATTCATAAACTGGAGGTTGTCACAATCTCCGTACGGACGTTAAATGAACAAGCAGAACAGCTTTATAAACAGTTGGGTTTTATAGAAGTGAATAAAATTTTTGCCTATGAAAAAGTCTGGGACCGACCCGGCTCTTCTTTCCATTAA
- a CDS encoding ABC1 kinase family protein: MGNRRMKYISIYRITVIVWMAAKFLLQIFWFQTRHRMWDQETKRAWKELLEKQAREYREKAILLGGLLIKFGQFLSSRGDLLPQSFIEELEGLVDRVEPTPFRYSRRIIEKEWKAPLDHFLSHIDEQAVASASIGEVYKAFLKDGTPVAVKVQRYRVNDIFKMDFKALRIVFWMLSRFTRYGKKADLKALYREVVLVISNELDFTMELKNGLHFKSRFQDFPSLYIPDYYEDLSTNRVLVMEWIEGTKITDLSFIHNHGINREQLAKTLFDLGIDQFLYAGMFHADPHAGNLMLKSDGTLVLIDFGMVGEVRNEDVHSLRKMIQGFILDDYDKVIEALREMEFLLEHADTEHMKKLLKQTTTMYLEGNFDKLDAHMMNDILNEMQEFVKEQPIQLPADYAFLGRATSIIIGVLTTIYPKVDLIQWGRPVMKEWMAGEDSAYALYKNIAKETARPLLSLPRALVNYLEDGDKQRKAEQVRQSHQLYHQFYLFYSLLFFVIFAAGGVLTGLSVMEVVFFPVWIGEAAAGVGAAGWLFFMISHFRLLKKYHQNRRNER, translated from the coding sequence ATGGGGAATCGACGTATGAAATACATATCGATCTATCGGATTACGGTAATCGTTTGGATGGCGGCAAAGTTTTTACTGCAAATCTTCTGGTTTCAAACCAGGCACCGGATGTGGGATCAGGAAACGAAGCGGGCATGGAAGGAACTGTTGGAAAAACAAGCCCGTGAATACAGGGAAAAGGCTATTCTGCTTGGCGGTTTGCTGATTAAATTCGGCCAGTTCCTAAGCTCACGGGGAGATTTACTGCCTCAGTCGTTTATCGAGGAGCTGGAGGGATTGGTGGACCGTGTAGAACCGACACCTTTTCGATATTCGCGAAGAATTATCGAAAAAGAATGGAAGGCACCGCTCGACCACTTTCTTTCTCACATTGATGAACAGGCGGTAGCTTCAGCGTCAATTGGCGAAGTCTATAAAGCTTTTCTCAAAGATGGGACTCCGGTTGCGGTGAAAGTGCAGCGCTACCGGGTCAACGATATATTCAAAATGGATTTTAAGGCGCTTCGAATTGTGTTCTGGATGCTTTCCCGCTTCACCCGTTATGGAAAAAAAGCCGATTTAAAGGCCCTTTACCGGGAAGTAGTCCTTGTGATTAGTAACGAGCTTGACTTCACGATGGAACTGAAAAACGGCTTGCATTTCAAAAGCCGGTTTCAAGATTTTCCTTCCTTGTATATCCCGGACTATTACGAGGATCTTTCGACCAATCGGGTGCTCGTCATGGAATGGATTGAAGGGACAAAAATTACGGATTTATCCTTTATTCATAATCACGGAATTAATCGCGAGCAATTAGCCAAAACGCTGTTTGATTTAGGGATTGATCAGTTTCTTTATGCAGGCATGTTTCACGCGGATCCCCATGCGGGAAATTTAATGCTGAAGTCTGACGGTACCCTTGTGTTGATTGATTTCGGGATGGTAGGGGAAGTACGTAATGAAGATGTTCATTCGCTTAGGAAAATGATTCAGGGATTTATCCTGGATGACTATGACAAAGTAATTGAGGCTTTGCGGGAAATGGAATTTTTACTGGAGCATGCCGATACCGAACATATGAAAAAATTACTCAAACAAACGACAACGATGTATTTGGAAGGGAATTTTGACAAGCTGGATGCGCATATGATGAATGATATCCTGAATGAAATGCAGGAATTTGTCAAAGAACAGCCAATCCAGCTGCCTGCTGATTATGCTTTTCTTGGCAGAGCGACCTCCATTATTATCGGAGTGCTGACGACGATCTATCCGAAGGTGGATTTAATTCAGTGGGGGAGACCGGTCATGAAGGAATGGATGGCCGGCGAGGATTCTGCGTATGCCTTATACAAGAATATAGCCAAAGAAACCGCACGTCCGTTGCTGTCTCTTCCACGTGCCCTTGTGAATTATTTGGAAGATGGGGATAAACAGCGGAAAGCCGAGCAGGTCCGCCAGAGTCATCAACTTTATCATCAGTTTTATTTATTTTATTCGCTGTTGTTTTTTGTCATTTTTGCAGCTGGAGGAGTGTTAACGGGTCTTTCAGTCATGGAAGTCGTTTTCTTCCCTGTCTGGATCGGGGAAGCAGCGGCCGGTGTTGGAGCAGCAGGCTG